The following coding sequences lie in one Candidatus Eremiobacterota bacterium genomic window:
- a CDS encoding LptF/LptG family permease: MATLTHRQPLPRVGSSLLRLPILDGYLLREMLVPFFFAFGAFLLFWALNIFFLAADYIINQHAPFFLVLRFVVFRIPQAIPMAFPFGCLFAALLAMGRVMGDNEVTAMRTAGIPVMRIVVSPLLLGVAMFLIAYGMNEWIAPASVELSTRTFYQIIYHTDALPVEPQFFRKDPDTGNTFYVGQVAPDNKTMLDVQIFKPARFGPWNETLQAKNASVARSSLILHEVVDTRYNDDGFVTNQQRVKSISIGLPLGETASQFVSQVNNDPWTMSSKSLRTQVNALQSQGIGGTAMGSLQINLANKLAWPFACIIGVVVAVPLALRFGKRGRMLGIALSIVAFFCYYLMVSAASAFGRNGAMNPYLAAWLPNIIIGTAGVILLWLEER; encoded by the coding sequence ATGGCGACGCTGACGCACCGACAGCCGCTCCCCCGCGTCGGGTCCTCGCTCTTGCGCTTGCCGATTCTCGACGGCTACCTGCTGCGCGAGATGCTCGTGCCGTTCTTCTTTGCATTCGGCGCGTTTTTGCTTTTTTGGGCGCTCAATATTTTCTTTCTGGCCGCGGATTACATCATCAATCAGCACGCGCCGTTCTTTTTGGTGCTGCGTTTCGTCGTCTTTCGCATTCCGCAGGCCATTCCAATGGCGTTTCCCTTCGGCTGCCTCTTCGCGGCGCTGCTCGCAATGGGGCGCGTCATGGGCGACAATGAGGTTACGGCTATGCGGACCGCCGGAATACCGGTTATGCGCATCGTCGTCTCGCCGCTGCTCCTGGGCGTTGCGATGTTCTTGATCGCCTACGGTATGAACGAATGGATTGCGCCCGCGTCGGTGGAGCTATCGACGCGAACGTTCTATCAAATTATTTATCACACCGATGCGCTGCCGGTGGAGCCGCAGTTTTTCCGCAAAGACCCCGACACCGGTAACACCTTCTATGTGGGACAGGTCGCGCCCGACAACAAGACCATGCTCGACGTGCAAATTTTTAAGCCTGCGCGATTCGGGCCCTGGAACGAAACGCTTCAGGCAAAGAACGCATCGGTCGCGCGCAGCAGCCTCATACTGCACGAGGTCGTTGACACACGCTACAACGACGACGGCTTCGTCACCAACCAACAGCGAGTCAAGAGCATCTCCATTGGGTTGCCGCTCGGCGAAACGGCCTCGCAATTCGTTAGTCAGGTCAATAACGATCCGTGGACGATGAGCAGCAAGTCCTTGCGAACGCAGGTCAATGCATTGCAATCTCAAGGCATCGGCGGAACCGCAATGGGTAGCCTGCAGATCAATCTCGCCAACAAGCTCGCCTGGCCGTTCGCCTGCATCATCGGTGTCGTTGTTGCCGTTCCGCTCGCGCTGCGTTTCGGCAAACGCGGTCGCATGCTCGGCATCGCTCTCTCGATCGTCGCGTTCTTCTGCTATTATCTCATGGTCTCAGCCGCATCGGCCTTCGGCCGAAACGGCGCAATGAATCCGTATCTTGCGGCGTGGCTCCCGAACATCATCATCGGTACTGCCGGCGTGATTCTGCTTTGGCTGGAAGAGCGCTGA